One genomic segment of Acidovorax sp. 107 includes these proteins:
- a CDS encoding enoyl-CoA hydratase/isomerase family protein, whose translation MSQTSSVVVSREGAVGIIELARPEKFNCLSLTVHAGIEEAMDAFEQADSGVRAILIRAQGKHFCTGADLDEVKALRADPARLQHFISYGHGVLKRLERSDLPVVAACQGLTLAGGSELMLACDVIFAAQDARFGDQHAQFGLIPGWGGSQRIPRIVGLRRGLDLFFSARWIDADTALQWGLVNYVVAPEALGGAALEYCTKLATRSRIGMATMKRLARQGMEGSAEVGLKLEEDLASTALLDDDVSEGLAAFEARRTPVFRA comes from the coding sequence ATGAGTCAGACGTCCTCCGTGGTGGTCAGCCGTGAAGGTGCCGTTGGCATCATCGAGTTGGCGCGACCCGAAAAATTCAACTGCCTGTCGCTGACCGTTCATGCGGGCATCGAGGAGGCGATGGACGCATTCGAGCAGGCCGACTCCGGTGTGCGCGCCATCCTGATCCGGGCGCAAGGCAAGCATTTCTGCACCGGCGCCGACCTGGATGAGGTCAAGGCCTTGCGCGCCGATCCGGCCAGGTTGCAACATTTCATCAGCTATGGCCACGGCGTGCTCAAGCGCCTGGAGCGCAGCGACCTGCCGGTGGTGGCGGCCTGCCAGGGCCTGACCCTGGCCGGTGGCAGCGAACTGATGCTGGCCTGCGACGTCATTTTCGCGGCCCAAGACGCGCGCTTTGGCGACCAGCACGCCCAGTTCGGTTTGATTCCCGGGTGGGGCGGCAGCCAGCGCATCCCGCGCATCGTCGGCTTGCGACGTGGCCTGGATCTGTTCTTTTCGGCGCGCTGGATCGACGCCGACACGGCCCTGCAGTGGGGACTGGTGAACTATGTGGTTGCGCCCGAGGCGCTGGGCGGGGCGGCGCTGGAATACTGCACGAAGCTCGCCACGCGCAGCCGCATCGGCATGGCCACCATGAAACGTCTCGCGCGGCAAGGCATGGAGGGGTCGGCGGAGGTCGGCCTCAAGCTCGAGGAAGACCTAGCCAGTACCGCCCTGCTGGACGATGACGTGAGCGAGGGGCTGGCAGCTTTCGAGGCGCGCCGCACCCCGGTGTTCAGGGCCTGA
- a CDS encoding acyl-CoA dehydrogenase family protein, with protein sequence MMFDDDQIALRDVARRFARERLRPDYQKRESQPGIDRALFKEMGALGLIGVDLSEEYGGLGLSGVTAGMITEEIAYADFNVSYMQLLSSLMGAIIHANASPELARPWNSRIVAGEAIVALGLTEPRGGSDAANLQLKARREGDEYVLSGEKTSITFADQADAMVLFARTGKPEEGARGVSAFLVELNQKGVQRTRFNDVGSKIIGRGSVFFDDVRVPVGNRLGEEGKGFTQVMQGFDFSRILIALQCVAAAQASIDETWEYVKERHTFGAPLAQYQGVSFPIVEFETLIAACRQLCYHGLALRDAGQPHTAEAAMVKWMGPKTAFDAIHQCLLTFGHYGWSMDLPHQQRLRDVMGLEIGDGTAQIMKLIVARERVGRAAVQYAKENKS encoded by the coding sequence ATGATGTTTGATGACGACCAGATTGCGCTGCGTGACGTGGCGCGCCGCTTTGCGCGAGAAAGACTCAGACCCGATTACCAGAAGCGCGAATCGCAACCGGGCATCGACCGGGCGCTGTTCAAGGAAATGGGCGCGCTGGGTCTGATCGGGGTCGATCTGTCCGAGGAATATGGCGGCTTGGGCCTGAGTGGCGTCACGGCCGGCATGATCACCGAGGAAATTGCCTATGCCGACTTCAACGTAAGCTACATGCAGCTGCTCAGTTCGCTGATGGGCGCCATCATCCATGCCAATGCGTCCCCCGAGTTGGCGCGACCCTGGAACAGTCGGATCGTGGCGGGCGAGGCCATCGTCGCCCTGGGTCTGACCGAACCTCGCGGTGGCTCGGACGCCGCCAATCTGCAGCTCAAGGCGCGGCGCGAGGGGGACGAGTACGTGCTTTCTGGCGAAAAGACCTCCATCACTTTTGCCGACCAGGCCGATGCCATGGTGCTGTTCGCGCGCACCGGCAAGCCGGAGGAGGGCGCGCGCGGCGTCAGCGCGTTCCTGGTGGAACTGAACCAGAAAGGCGTGCAGCGCACGCGCTTCAATGACGTGGGCAGCAAGATCATCGGCCGTGGCTCGGTGTTCTTCGACGACGTGCGGGTGCCGGTCGGCAACCGGCTGGGCGAGGAGGGCAAGGGTTTCACGCAGGTGATGCAGGGATTCGACTTCAGCCGCATCCTGATCGCGCTGCAGTGCGTGGCCGCCGCGCAGGCCTCGATCGACGAAACCTGGGAGTACGTGAAGGAGCGCCACACATTTGGCGCACCGCTGGCGCAGTACCAGGGCGTGAGTTTTCCGATCGTCGAGTTCGAGACCCTGATCGCCGCCTGCCGCCAGCTCTGCTACCACGGCCTGGCCTTGCGCGACGCCGGCCAGCCGCACACCGCGGAAGCGGCCATGGTCAAGTGGATGGGGCCAAAAACCGCCTTTGACGCGATCCACCAGTGCCTGCTGACCTTTGGTCACTACGGCTGGTCGATGGACCTGCCGCACCAGCAGCGTTTGCGCGATGTGATGGGTCTGGAAATCGGCGATGGCACGGCGCAAATCATGAAGCTGATCGTCGCCCGCGAGCGCGTGGGCCGCGCAGCCGTGCAGTATGCCAAGGAGAACAAGTCATGA
- a CDS encoding carboxyl transferase domain-containing protein, with protein MTILSSRVSTSDDDFRLNRQAYEAMIADLHARRQLALAGGPPKAREKHLARNKILPRHRVEVLLDAGSPFLEIGMLAGEDMYDGVPPGASIITGIGLVQGRPCMIIANDATVKGGTYYGMTCKKHVRAQQIAWAHRLPCITLVDSGGAFLPEMANIFPDVGQFGSIFNNQVRMSAEGIQQIAVVMGPCTAGGAYIPALCDEAVIVKEQGYMYLGGPELTFAATGETVDAESLGGAKMHCSVSGVTDHIAEDDRHALAITREIVRDLGEQPRPRWTRQPSVPPRFDPREIYGIISRDAKIPTDTREILARFVDDSRFQEFKPMYGDTLLTGFARIHGHEIGILANQGVLFPESAMKAAHFIDLCCQRDIPLLFMADVTGFMVGRAAEQAGIAKAGAKMITAMASANVPKYTIIMGASYGAGYLAMCGRPFNPTAMFAWPTGRAAIMGPDQAATVMALVRKQINKTEGKEWTPEEEEAFKAPVRKIYEDFQPAKNFSSNLWVDGIIDPVETRDAMGLLLDLASRTAAKPTPFGVFRF; from the coding sequence ATGACCATTCTTTCCTCCCGCGTGTCGACTTCCGACGACGACTTCCGACTCAACCGCCAGGCCTACGAGGCCATGATCGCAGACTTGCACGCCCGCCGCCAGCTCGCGCTGGCCGGCGGGCCGCCCAAGGCGCGCGAAAAGCACTTGGCCCGCAACAAGATCCTGCCGCGTCATCGGGTTGAAGTGCTGCTCGACGCCGGCTCGCCGTTCCTGGAGATCGGTATGCTGGCCGGCGAAGATATGTATGACGGCGTGCCGCCGGGCGCCAGCATCATCACCGGCATCGGCCTGGTGCAGGGGCGCCCGTGCATGATCATTGCCAACGACGCCACCGTGAAGGGCGGCACTTACTACGGCATGACCTGCAAGAAGCATGTGCGGGCGCAGCAGATTGCCTGGGCACACCGCCTGCCTTGCATCACGCTGGTGGACAGTGGTGGCGCCTTCTTGCCGGAGATGGCCAACATCTTCCCCGACGTGGGCCAGTTCGGCAGCATCTTCAACAACCAGGTGCGCATGTCGGCCGAAGGCATCCAGCAGATTGCCGTGGTGATGGGCCCCTGCACAGCGGGTGGCGCCTACATCCCGGCGCTGTGCGACGAGGCGGTGATCGTCAAGGAACAGGGTTACATGTACCTGGGCGGCCCCGAGCTGACCTTTGCCGCCACCGGCGAGACGGTGGACGCCGAGTCCTTGGGCGGCGCCAAGATGCACTGCAGTGTCAGCGGCGTGACCGATCACATCGCCGAAGACGACCGCCACGCCCTGGCCATCACGCGCGAGATCGTGCGCGACCTGGGCGAGCAGCCCAGGCCGCGCTGGACGCGCCAGCCTTCGGTGCCCCCGCGCTTCGATCCGCGCGAGATATACGGCATCATCAGCCGCGACGCCAAGATCCCGACCGACACGCGCGAAATTCTGGCGCGCTTTGTCGACGACAGTCGGTTCCAGGAATTCAAGCCGATGTACGGTGACACCCTGCTGACCGGCTTTGCGCGCATCCACGGCCATGAGATCGGCATCCTGGCCAACCAGGGCGTGCTGTTTCCCGAGAGCGCGATGAAGGCGGCGCACTTCATTGACTTGTGCTGCCAGCGGGACATCCCACTACTGTTCATGGCCGACGTGACCGGCTTCATGGTCGGGCGCGCCGCCGAGCAGGCCGGCATCGCCAAGGCCGGGGCCAAGATGATCACCGCCATGGCGTCGGCCAACGTGCCCAAGTACACCATCATCATGGGCGCCTCTTACGGCGCCGGCTACCTGGCGATGTGCGGCCGTCCGTTCAACCCGACCGCGATGTTCGCCTGGCCGACCGGCCGCGCAGCCATCATGGGCCCGGACCAGGCCGCCACCGTGATGGCGCTGGTGCGCAAACAGATCAACAAGACCGAGGGCAAGGAATGGACGCCCGAGGAGGAAGAGGCGTTCAAGGCCCCGGTGCGCAAGATCTACGAAGACTTCCAGCCGGCCAAGAACTTCTCCTCGAATTTGTGGGTGGACGGCATCATCGATCCGGTGGAAACGCGCGATGCCATGGGCTTGCTGCTCGACCTCGCATCCCGTACAGCCGCCAAGCCGACACCGTTCGGTGTCTTCCGTTTCTGA
- a CDS encoding biotin carboxylase N-terminal domain-containing protein has protein sequence MLKKILIANRGEIACRIARTCRKLGLEVATVHSSADRLARHVREIGESVELGGAAPSESYLNIEAIIAAARRVGADAVHPGYGFVSENADFVRALEAAGLTFIGPRAETIERVGGKASAKREAARLGVPVIPGSESGMTDPADVLNLVRGMTLPVLLKAVAGGGGRGMAVVDTLDGLEGRIESAMREAEKSFGNGELIVERYLPQVRHLEVQVAGDGQGHAIHLFERECTLQRRHQKVIEEAPSAGLSPRLRAAILADAVKLAAGVNYRGLGTVEFVVTGDEHYFLEVNPRLQVEHPVTEEVTGLDLVELQLHIAATGALPLAQADVRCSGHAFEARLCAEDADAGFLPATGQLQVVDFSRSGVRIESGVDSGDDISPHYDSMIAKLIAHGTDREAARRALGAGLRASTVIGLVTNLEFLHELLEWPETRDATFHTRLIDERHAQRGGVLAPAAPPLEHLAAAALHWLAQQRAESPALGCWTLWDGFTGWRLSSGPIQAAPQPALVLKMGAAEWPVRFSMRDADGVCALVIGEQAVNAALQPLAGGRCLLQCGGRALELTIRGDAQHIELSSALGSSVFTAQPYLGGAAADAAASGQLGAPMMGKVVAVKAAVGEMVAIGQTVIVLESMKMELHVSAPFEGRLSGLRCRVGDMVERHQVLAEVSPA, from the coding sequence ATGCTTAAGAAAATCCTCATTGCCAATCGCGGCGAGATCGCCTGCCGCATTGCGCGCACCTGCCGCAAGCTCGGCCTGGAAGTGGCCACCGTGCATTCCAGCGCCGACCGGTTGGCCCGCCATGTGCGCGAGATCGGTGAATCGGTCGAGCTCGGGGGCGCCGCGCCCAGCGAGAGCTACCTCAACATCGAGGCCATCATCGCGGCGGCCCGGCGCGTCGGCGCCGATGCCGTGCATCCGGGCTATGGTTTCGTTTCGGAAAACGCGGACTTCGTGCGCGCGCTCGAAGCCGCCGGACTCACCTTCATCGGTCCCCGGGCCGAGACCATCGAACGCGTGGGCGGCAAAGCCAGCGCCAAGCGCGAGGCCGCCCGCCTGGGCGTGCCGGTCATTCCCGGCAGCGAAAGCGGCATGACCGATCCGGCCGACGTGTTGAATCTGGTGCGCGGCATGACGCTGCCGGTGCTGCTCAAGGCCGTGGCCGGCGGCGGCGGTCGCGGCATGGCGGTGGTCGACACGCTCGACGGCCTGGAAGGGCGCATCGAGAGCGCCATGCGCGAGGCTGAAAAATCCTTCGGCAATGGTGAGTTGATCGTCGAGCGCTACCTGCCGCAGGTGCGCCACCTGGAGGTGCAGGTGGCCGGTGATGGTCAGGGCCACGCCATTCACCTGTTCGAGCGCGAATGCACCTTGCAGCGCCGTCATCAGAAAGTGATCGAGGAAGCGCCTTCGGCCGGACTCAGCCCGCGCCTGCGCGCGGCCATCCTGGCCGACGCGGTCAAGCTGGCCGCCGGCGTGAACTACCGCGGCCTGGGCACGGTGGAGTTTGTCGTCACCGGGGATGAACATTACTTCCTGGAGGTCAATCCGCGCTTGCAGGTCGAGCACCCGGTAACTGAAGAAGTCACCGGACTCGATCTGGTGGAGTTGCAACTGCATATCGCCGCCACCGGCGCCTTGCCGCTGGCGCAGGCCGACGTGCGGTGCAGCGGCCACGCCTTCGAGGCCCGGCTGTGCGCGGAAGACGCCGATGCCGGTTTCCTGCCGGCCACCGGGCAGTTGCAGGTGGTCGATTTTTCACGCTCGGGCGTGCGCATCGAGTCCGGGGTGGACAGCGGCGACGACATCTCGCCGCACTACGACTCGATGATCGCCAAGCTCATCGCCCATGGCACCGACCGCGAGGCAGCGCGCCGGGCGCTGGGGGCCGGACTGCGCGCCAGCACGGTGATCGGCCTGGTCACCAACCTGGAATTCCTGCATGAACTGCTGGAATGGCCGGAAACCCGCGATGCCACTTTCCACACCCGCCTGATCGACGAGCGCCATGCACAGCGCGGCGGCGTGTTGGCGCCCGCCGCGCCGCCGCTGGAGCATCTGGCGGCCGCCGCGTTGCACTGGCTGGCGCAGCAGCGCGCCGAGTCGCCTGCGCTGGGCTGCTGGACGCTGTGGGACGGCTTCACGGGCTGGCGGCTGAGCAGTGGGCCGATCCAGGCCGCGCCCCAGCCGGCCCTGGTGTTGAAGATGGGTGCTGCCGAGTGGCCGGTGCGGTTTTCGATGCGCGACGCCGATGGCGTGTGCGCCTTGGTCATTGGCGAGCAGGCCGTGAACGCCGCGCTGCAGCCGCTGGCGGGCGGGCGCTGCCTGCTGCAATGTGGCGGCCGGGCGCTGGAGCTGACGATTCGGGGCGATGCGCAGCACATAGAGCTCTCCAGTGCGCTGGGCAGCAGTGTGTTCACGGCGCAACCCTATCTGGGTGGCGCTGCCGCGGACGCGGCCGCCAGCGGACAATTGGGCGCACCGATGATGGGCAAGGTGGTCGCGGTCAAGGCAGCAGTTGGCGAGATGGTCGCCATTGGCCAGACCGTGATCGTGCTCGAATCGATGAAGATGGAGCTGCACGTCTCGGCGCCGTTCGAAGGCCGCCTGAGCGGCCTGCGCTGCCGGGTTGGCGACATGGTCGAGCGCCACCAGGTGCTGGCCGAAGTCAGCCCGGCCTGA
- a CDS encoding glucose 1-dehydrogenase — protein MGRVQDKVILVTGGAMGMGQAHCELLASEGARLFVADVSAELGETVAAGIRQRGGRAEFLDLDVIDEARWSSVVEQIVERAGRIDVLVNNAGILLMKPVHETSTAEWDRIFNVNVRGPFFGTRAVVPAMRQAGGGSIINISSIYGLVGAPSACAYEASKGAVRLFSKACAADLAPFNIRVNSVHPGVIETPMTKDLLSDPANHKALLGATLLGRAAQPREVSAAVLFLASDESSFVVGSELVVDGGYTAL, from the coding sequence ATGGGTCGAGTACAGGACAAGGTCATTCTGGTGACGGGCGGCGCGATGGGCATGGGCCAGGCCCACTGCGAGCTGCTCGCCAGCGAGGGCGCGCGGCTGTTCGTCGCGGACGTGAGTGCCGAGCTCGGCGAAACCGTCGCGGCGGGCATTCGCCAGCGCGGCGGGCGCGCCGAATTTCTCGATCTCGACGTCATCGACGAGGCGCGGTGGAGTTCGGTGGTCGAGCAGATCGTCGAGCGCGCGGGCCGCATCGACGTGCTGGTCAACAACGCCGGCATCCTTCTGATGAAACCGGTGCACGAAACCAGCACGGCGGAGTGGGACCGTATTTTCAACGTCAACGTGCGTGGCCCCTTTTTCGGCACGCGGGCGGTGGTGCCGGCGATGCGGCAGGCAGGTGGCGGCTCGATCATCAACATCTCGTCCATCTACGGCCTGGTCGGCGCACCCAGCGCCTGCGCCTATGAGGCTTCCAAGGGCGCGGTGCGGCTATTCAGCAAGGCCTGCGCGGCCGATCTCGCCCCCTTCAATATCCGTGTCAATTCGGTTCACCCCGGCGTCATCGAGACGCCGATGACCAAGGACCTGTTGAGCGATCCGGCCAATCACAAGGCGCTGCTCGGCGCCACCCTGCTCGGGCGGGCGGCGCAGCCGCGGGAGGTGTCGGCGGCGGTCCTGTTCCTGGCTTCCGATGAGTCGTCCTTCGTGGTTGGCTCGGAGCTGGTGGTCGATGGTGGTTACACCGCGCTCTGA
- a CDS encoding NADPH-dependent 2,4-dienoyl-CoA reductase — translation MSNAPASFPTLLSPLKVGAHTLGNRALMGSMHTRLESLDHSIDRLSLFYAERARGGAGLIVTGGYAPNPDGLLDETGPLLVTAEQADALQPIPRAVHAEGGKIILQILHTGRYAKIAQPVGASEIPSPINPRAPRALSTAEVWQTIEDYVRCAELAQRAGFDGVEIMGSEGYLLNQFTVTRTNQRSDEFGGSLENRHRLPVEIVRRTRARVGPEFLLMFRVSALDLVEGGAPADEIDQLAQAVQAAGADILNTGIGWHEARIPTIAYVVPRAAWRFAAARVKKAVSIPVIVSNRINTPDLAEEILASGDADMVSMARPFLADADFVHKAAHGRADEINTCIACNQACLDYIFADRPATCLVNPRAGRELEFSLLPPRAVPRKVAVIGAGAAGLACALTAAERGHAVTLFEAGPEIGGQLNLARAVPGKQEFNELLRYFKQGVARHDVMIKLDTRAEAQSLAGGHYDHIVIATGVRPRLPQIQGIAHPKVVSYADLLAGRVQAGHRVAVIGAGGIGFDVAAFLLHEEHADGAASTPQAVDRFHAEWGVDTSPSAAGGLKPMQPVKAAREVTLLQRKPEKPGRNLGMTTGWALKAELARRDLRMLSGCSYERIDDAGLHLRVNGEPHVLDVDTIVICAGQDSENTLATELRELGLAPEVIGGAELAAELDALRAIDQGTRLGLAI, via the coding sequence ATGTCCAATGCCCCCGCTTCCTTTCCGACGCTGCTGTCCCCCCTGAAGGTCGGCGCACACACCCTTGGCAACCGGGCGCTGATGGGCTCGATGCACACGCGCCTGGAGTCGCTGGACCACTCCATCGACCGGTTGTCCCTGTTCTATGCCGAGCGGGCGCGCGGTGGCGCGGGCCTAATCGTCACGGGCGGCTATGCCCCCAACCCGGATGGCCTGCTGGACGAAACCGGCCCCCTGCTCGTCACGGCGGAGCAGGCCGATGCGCTCCAACCGATCCCTCGGGCGGTGCATGCCGAAGGCGGCAAGATCATTCTGCAAATCCTGCACACGGGCCGCTACGCCAAAATTGCCCAGCCCGTCGGCGCCTCCGAGATTCCCTCGCCCATCAACCCGCGCGCGCCGCGCGCCCTGAGCACGGCCGAAGTCTGGCAAACGATCGAGGACTATGTGCGCTGCGCCGAACTCGCCCAGCGCGCCGGCTTCGATGGCGTGGAGATCATGGGCTCGGAGGGCTACCTGCTCAACCAGTTCACCGTCACGCGCACCAACCAGCGCAGCGACGAATTTGGCGGCAGCCTAGAAAATCGCCATCGCCTGCCGGTGGAGATCGTTCGTCGCACGCGCGCCCGGGTGGGTCCAGAGTTTCTGCTGATGTTCCGGGTCTCGGCGCTCGATCTGGTCGAAGGCGGCGCACCGGCCGATGAAATCGACCAACTCGCCCAGGCGGTACAGGCCGCTGGCGCCGATATCCTCAACACCGGTATCGGCTGGCACGAAGCACGCATCCCGACCATTGCCTATGTCGTGCCACGTGCCGCCTGGCGCTTCGCCGCGGCCCGCGTCAAAAAAGCGGTGTCGATCCCGGTCATCGTCTCCAACCGGATCAACACGCCCGATCTGGCCGAAGAAATCCTGGCCAGTGGCGACGCCGACATGGTGTCGATGGCGCGCCCTTTCTTGGCCGACGCCGACTTCGTGCACAAGGCGGCGCATGGCCGCGCCGATGAAATCAACACCTGCATCGCCTGCAACCAGGCCTGTCTCGACTACATCTTCGCCGACCGGCCCGCGACCTGCCTGGTCAATCCCCGCGCCGGCCGCGAGCTGGAGTTCTCGCTACTGCCGCCACGGGCCGTGCCGCGCAAGGTGGCGGTGATCGGCGCCGGCGCAGCCGGGCTGGCCTGCGCGCTGACCGCCGCCGAACGCGGCCACGCGGTCACCCTGTTTGAAGCCGGGCCCGAGATCGGCGGCCAATTGAACCTGGCCCGGGCCGTGCCGGGCAAGCAGGAGTTCAACGAACTGTTGCGCTACTTCAAGCAAGGCGTGGCGCGGCATGACGTCATGATCAAGCTTGACACCCGGGCTGAGGCCCAATCGCTCGCTGGCGGCCACTACGACCACATCGTGATTGCCACCGGCGTGCGCCCGCGCCTGCCGCAGATCCAAGGCATAGCTCACCCGAAAGTGGTGAGCTATGCCGACCTGCTGGCGGGCCGGGTGCAGGCGGGCCACCGGGTCGCGGTGATCGGCGCCGGGGGCATCGGTTTCGACGTGGCGGCGTTCCTGCTGCACGAAGAACATGCTGATGGCGCCGCCAGCACGCCGCAGGCGGTCGACCGGTTTCACGCTGAATGGGGTGTCGACACCTCGCCCTCAGCCGCTGGCGGCCTGAAACCGATGCAGCCGGTCAAGGCGGCACGCGAAGTCACCCTGCTGCAGCGCAAGCCGGAAAAACCCGGGCGCAACCTGGGCATGACCACCGGCTGGGCGCTCAAGGCCGAACTGGCGCGACGCGACCTGCGCATGCTGTCGGGCTGCAGCTACGAGCGCATCGACGACGCCGGCCTGCACCTGCGAGTCAATGGCGAGCCACACGTGCTCGATGTAGACACCATCGTGATTTGCGCCGGCCAGGACAGCGAGAACACGCTGGCCACCGAATTGCGCGAGTTGGGCCTCGCGCCGGAGGTCATCGGCGGCGCCGAGCTGGCCGCCGAACTGGACGCCTTGCGCGCCATTGACCAGGGCACGCGTCTCGGTCTGGCGATCTGA
- a CDS encoding hydroxymethylglutaryl-CoA lyase, with protein sequence MSNLPTSVEFHEEGPREGFQMERQTYPLADRAALVDALAASGLKQIQVASFVSPRAVPQMADASELFAAIAKRPGTRYTALWLNDNGFERARACEQVDLDGKLMFYSTEPFSQRNNHCSVAEMRERQLGWLDRYIALGIPVEKAYVITAFGCNLGGAVPLSVVTDQVRWLVDACADRRVPLPAVYLADTMGWANPEEIKRRIGALREIVPEARIGLHLHDTRGVGGANVYAALQMGVRLFDSSVAGLGGCPFAGHQHGGAAGNICTEDMVFMCQELGIETGIDLEMLIEAARLAERIIGRALSGHVMRSGSLKGFRAGRQMQEVCHAAP encoded by the coding sequence ATGAGCAACTTGCCTACCTCCGTCGAGTTCCACGAGGAGGGCCCGCGCGAGGGCTTCCAGATGGAGCGGCAAACCTATCCGCTGGCGGACCGCGCAGCGCTGGTTGACGCCTTGGCGGCCTCGGGCCTGAAGCAGATCCAGGTGGCGTCCTTCGTCAGTCCGCGCGCGGTGCCGCAGATGGCCGACGCGTCCGAGCTGTTTGCCGCCATCGCCAAGCGTCCCGGCACCCGCTACACGGCGCTCTGGCTCAACGACAACGGCTTCGAGCGGGCGCGCGCCTGCGAACAGGTGGACCTGGACGGCAAGCTGATGTTCTACTCCACCGAGCCGTTTTCGCAGCGCAACAACCATTGCAGTGTGGCGGAGATGCGCGAACGCCAGCTCGGCTGGCTGGACCGCTACATCGCCCTGGGTATTCCGGTGGAGAAGGCCTACGTGATCACGGCTTTCGGCTGCAATCTTGGTGGCGCCGTGCCGCTGTCGGTCGTGACCGACCAGGTCCGCTGGCTGGTCGATGCGTGTGCTGACCGGCGTGTGCCGCTGCCGGCGGTGTACCTGGCCGACACCATGGGGTGGGCAAATCCCGAGGAGATCAAGCGCCGCATCGGCGCGTTGCGCGAGATCGTGCCGGAGGCCCGGATCGGCCTGCACCTGCACGACACGCGCGGCGTCGGCGGCGCCAATGTCTATGCCGCCTTGCAGATGGGCGTTCGACTGTTCGACAGTTCGGTGGCGGGTTTGGGCGGTTGTCCGTTCGCGGGTCACCAGCATGGCGGCGCGGCCGGCAACATATGCACCGAGGACATGGTGTTCATGTGTCAGGAACTGGGGATTGAGACCGGGATCGACCTGGAGATGCTGATCGAGGCGGCGCGGCTGGCCGAACGCATCATCGGCCGCGCCCTGTCGGGCCATGTGATGCGCAGCGGCTCGCTCAAGGGCTTTCGTGCCGGCCGGCAAATGCAAGAGGTTTGTCACGCGGCGCCCTGA